From Streptomyces sp. TLI_105, the proteins below share one genomic window:
- a CDS encoding glycerate kinase produces MTDGAATQVAHVLVAADKFKGSLTAVQVAERVTAGLRRVVPELTVETLPVADGGDGTVAAAVAAGFERREVRVTGPLGEPVTAAFALRGTTAVVEMAEASGLQLLPPGAFAPLTATTYGSGELLRAALDAGATTLVFGVGGSATTDGGAGMLAALGARFLDAAGEPVGPGGAPLADLATADLSGLDPRFASVDLILASDVDNPLTGPKGAPAVYGPQKGATPEDVRVLDAALAHFATVLEKAVGPRAAEAAVAPGAGGAGGIGYGALILGASFRPGIELMLEVLGFAPALERATLVITGEGSLDEQTLHGKAPAGVAAAARAAGKEVVAVCGRLALPPEALGTAGIRRAYPLTDLEPDTAKCIANAGPLLETVASDIARDFLR; encoded by the coding sequence GTGACGGACGGGGCAGCAACTCAGGTCGCTCACGTGCTCGTGGCGGCCGACAAGTTCAAGGGCTCGCTCACGGCCGTGCAGGTCGCGGAGCGGGTCACAGCAGGACTGCGACGGGTCGTCCCGGAGCTCACGGTGGAGACGCTCCCCGTGGCGGACGGCGGCGACGGCACCGTCGCGGCGGCCGTCGCGGCTGGCTTCGAGCGGCGCGAGGTCCGCGTGACGGGCCCGCTCGGCGAGCCGGTCACCGCGGCGTTCGCGCTGCGCGGCACCACCGCGGTCGTCGAGATGGCGGAGGCCTCGGGCCTCCAGCTCCTCCCGCCCGGTGCGTTCGCCCCCCTCACGGCGACCACGTACGGCTCCGGAGAGCTGCTCCGCGCCGCCCTGGACGCGGGCGCGACCACCCTCGTCTTCGGCGTCGGCGGCAGCGCCACCACCGACGGCGGCGCCGGCATGCTCGCCGCGCTCGGCGCCCGTTTCCTCGACGCGGCCGGCGAGCCCGTCGGCCCCGGCGGCGCACCCCTCGCCGACCTCGCCACGGCCGACCTCAGCGGCCTCGACCCCCGCTTCGCCTCGGTCGACCTGATCCTCGCGAGCGACGTCGACAACCCGCTCACCGGGCCCAAGGGCGCCCCCGCCGTCTACGGCCCGCAGAAGGGCGCGACCCCGGAGGACGTCCGGGTGCTGGACGCGGCCCTCGCGCACTTCGCCACCGTCCTGGAGAAGGCCGTCGGCCCCCGGGCCGCCGAGGCCGCCGTCGCGCCCGGCGCGGGCGGCGCGGGCGGCATCGGATACGGCGCGCTCATCCTCGGCGCGAGCTTCCGGCCCGGCATCGAGCTGATGCTGGAGGTCCTCGGCTTCGCCCCCGCCCTGGAGCGCGCCACCCTCGTCATCACCGGCGAGGGCTCCCTCGACGAGCAGACCCTCCACGGCAAGGCCCCGGCCGGGGTCGCCGCCGCGGCCCGCGCCGCGGGCAAGGAGGTCGTCGCGGTCTGCGGGCGCCTCGCCCTGCCGCCCGAGGCCCTGGGCACCGCCGGGATCCGCCGCGCGTACCCGCTCACGGACCTGGAACCGGACACGGCGAAGTGCATCGCGAACGCGGGGCCGCTGCTGGAAACG
- a CDS encoding BCCT family transporter, with amino-acid sequence MSTEKIVPDDRPDGKVIGIGVAAVVAVVCWAALGEDSFDSASSSALKWVLSNFAWLFVVAADTFLVLCVVIALSRFGRIRLGPDDSEPEFTNLAWIAMMFSAGMGIGLMFYGVGEPLTHFLNPPPATGVPAGTGAAARTALEYSFFHWTLTPWAIYGIAGLALAYAGFRKGRGNRLSSAFVPLMGARRADSWPGKAIDLLAVFATVFGTATSLGLGALQVAEGLNLTMDVENSTATQLIVIVALSAAFVLSAFSGLHKGVKWLSTLNIVLAACLMLFVFLLGPTVYILDTVPASVGGYLHQLLPMASRTGAFTDRDWLGAWTIFYWAWWLSWAPFVGTFIARISRGRTIREFLVGVLLVPSGATVVWFCVMGGTAIRLESTGAADLATAVKDGAEASLFAMLEALPIGTVTSVVAMLLVMTYFITSADSASLVMGSLTSRGSLHPPTWLVVTWGVLMAAVAAVLLVVGGLNSLQTATILVALPFVVVMLVLCFALLKELRADPGAGPARHQALHGLRDAVRTLVGEAMTEQAGAPLHDRPREAAKARIGAEPPDGAVRGSGAEPPGD; translated from the coding sequence ATGAGCACGGAAAAGATCGTTCCTGACGACAGGCCCGACGGCAAGGTCATCGGGATCGGGGTCGCGGCCGTGGTCGCGGTCGTCTGCTGGGCGGCGCTGGGCGAGGACTCGTTCGACAGCGCGTCCTCCTCCGCCCTGAAGTGGGTGCTGTCGAATTTCGCCTGGCTCTTCGTGGTCGCGGCGGACACCTTCCTGGTGTTGTGCGTGGTGATCGCGCTGAGCCGCTTCGGCCGGATCAGGCTGGGCCCGGACGACTCGGAGCCGGAGTTCACGAATCTGGCGTGGATCGCGATGATGTTCAGCGCCGGAATGGGCATCGGTCTGATGTTCTACGGGGTCGGGGAGCCGTTGACGCATTTCCTGAACCCGCCCCCGGCGACCGGGGTCCCGGCGGGGACGGGTGCGGCGGCCCGGACGGCTCTGGAGTACTCGTTCTTCCACTGGACGCTGACCCCGTGGGCGATCTACGGGATCGCGGGCCTCGCGCTCGCGTACGCGGGCTTCCGCAAGGGGCGGGGGAACCGGCTGAGCTCCGCCTTCGTGCCGCTGATGGGGGCGCGCCGGGCGGATTCCTGGCCGGGCAAGGCGATCGATCTCCTCGCGGTGTTCGCGACGGTGTTCGGCACGGCGACGAGTCTGGGGCTCGGCGCCCTCCAGGTCGCCGAGGGGCTGAACCTGACGATGGACGTGGAGAACTCGACGGCCACGCAGCTGATCGTCATCGTGGCGCTGTCGGCGGCGTTCGTGCTGTCGGCGTTCTCCGGTCTCCACAAGGGCGTGAAGTGGCTGTCCACGCTGAACATCGTCCTCGCGGCCTGTCTGATGCTCTTCGTGTTCCTGCTCGGCCCGACCGTCTACATCCTGGACACCGTCCCGGCCTCCGTCGGCGGCTATCTGCACCAGCTGCTGCCGATGGCCAGTCGTACGGGCGCGTTCACCGACCGCGACTGGCTGGGGGCGTGGACGATCTTCTACTGGGCGTGGTGGCTGTCCTGGGCGCCGTTCGTCGGCACCTTCATCGCCCGGATCTCGCGCGGCCGGACGATCCGGGAGTTCCTGGTGGGGGTGCTCCTCGTGCCGTCGGGGGCGACGGTGGTGTGGTTCTGCGTGATGGGCGGGACCGCGATCCGGCTGGAGTCGACGGGCGCGGCGGACCTGGCGACGGCGGTGAAGGACGGCGCGGAGGCCTCGCTGTTCGCGATGCTGGAGGCGCTGCCGATCGGGACGGTGACGTCGGTCGTCGCGATGCTCCTGGTGATGACGTACTTCATCACGAGCGCGGACTCGGCCTCGCTGGTGATGGGTTCGCTGACGAGCCGCGGCTCGCTCCATCCGCCGACCTGGCTCGTGGTGACCTGGGGCGTCCTGATGGCCGCCGTGGCGGCGGTGCTGCTGGTGGTGGGCGGTCTGAACTCGCTGCAGACGGCGACGATCCTGGTGGCGCTGCCCTTCGTGGTCGTGATGCTGGTGCTGTGCTTCGCGCTCCTGAAGGAGCTGCGGGCGGACCCGGGGGCGGGCCCGGCCCGGCACCAGGCCCTGCACGGGCTGCGGGACGCGGTGCGGACCCTGGTGGGGGAGGCGATGACCGAGCAGGCCGGCGCCCCCCTCCACGACCGGCCCCGGGAGGCGGCGAAGGCCCGTATCGGCGCGGAGCCCCCCGACGGCGCGGTCCGAGGCTCCGGCGCGGAGCCGCCCGGGGACTGA
- a CDS encoding ADP-ribosylglycohydrolase family protein: MGFTDGELGDRILGGWTGRIAGNMLGKPVEQGDHWPRERIDAYLRLTGALPLTDYLPPPPPGAEGFELRPEWERCVRGGIDGSCRDDDVDWSVLGLHLLETYGFAFTTEQVGEEWLLRLPYLQTFTAERAAYRNLANGLRPPLTATYDNPYQEWIGALIRADVYGWTCPGDPRRAASLARRDAVLSHTGNGVYGAMWAAALVAAAFTAPDLRSALETSLERVPAGSRLARTVRGAIALYEAGLGWSEALTELAGRTAGLGWIHTVPNAAVLTAGLLYGEGDFTRTIALTVRGGLDTDSNGATAGSVAGVRCGAAAIPPQWSEPLRDRVRSAVFGFDGVRISELADRTLRLAERTE; this comes from the coding sequence ATGGGGTTCACGGACGGGGAGCTCGGGGACCGGATCCTGGGCGGCTGGACGGGCCGGATCGCCGGGAACATGCTCGGCAAGCCCGTGGAGCAGGGGGACCACTGGCCCCGGGAGCGCATCGACGCGTATCTGCGGCTGACCGGGGCGCTCCCGCTGACGGACTACCTCCCTCCCCCGCCGCCCGGGGCGGAGGGCTTCGAGCTGCGGCCCGAGTGGGAGCGGTGCGTGCGGGGCGGGATCGACGGCAGCTGCCGGGACGACGACGTCGACTGGTCGGTCCTGGGCCTGCACCTCCTGGAGACGTACGGCTTCGCGTTCACCACCGAGCAGGTCGGCGAGGAGTGGCTGCTGCGGCTGCCGTACCTGCAGACGTTCACGGCGGAGCGGGCCGCCTACCGGAACCTCGCGAACGGGCTGCGGCCGCCGTTGACGGCCACGTACGACAATCCGTACCAGGAGTGGATCGGGGCGCTGATCCGGGCCGACGTCTACGGCTGGACCTGTCCCGGCGATCCGCGCCGGGCCGCCTCGCTGGCCCGCCGGGACGCGGTCCTCTCGCACACGGGGAACGGCGTGTACGGGGCGATGTGGGCGGCGGCGCTGGTCGCGGCGGCCTTCACCGCGCCGGACCTGCGGTCGGCCCTGGAGACGAGTCTGGAGCGGGTGCCGGCGGGCAGTCGGCTCGCCCGGACCGTACGGGGCGCGATCGCGCTGTACGAGGCGGGGCTCGGCTGGTCGGAGGCGCTCACCGAGCTCGCGGGGCGGACGGCGGGCCTCGGCTGGATCCACACCGTCCCGAACGCGGCCGTCCTGACGGCCGGACTCCTGTACGGAGAAGGGGACTTCACCCGGACGATCGCGCTGACCGTCCGCGGCGGCCTGGACACCGACTCCAACGGGGCGACGGCCGGTTCGGTGGCCGGGGTCCGCTGTGGTGCGGCCGCGATCCCGCCGCAGTGGTCGGAGCCCCTGCGGGACCGGGTGCGCAGCGCCGTCTTCGGCTTCGACGGGGTCCGCATCAGCGAACTGGCGGATCGGACCCTGCGGTTGGCCGAGCGGACGGAGTGA
- a CDS encoding type II toxin-antitoxin system VapB family antitoxin, producing the protein MAKVNIGLDAELVVEVMVLAGIGNPQDAVEAVVRDYIARGHRTEARAVSRDEPQRTGEIVPPEPPQG; encoded by the coding sequence ATGGCCAAGGTGAACATCGGTCTCGACGCCGAACTCGTCGTGGAAGTCATGGTCCTGGCAGGCATCGGCAACCCCCAGGACGCCGTCGAGGCGGTGGTCCGCGACTACATCGCCCGCGGCCACCGCACCGAGGCCCGGGCCGTCAGCCGGGACGAACCGCAGCGCACCGGCGAGATCGTCCCGCCGGAACCCCCGCAGGGCTGA
- a CDS encoding methylated-DNA--[protein]-cysteine S-methyltransferase has translation MPAIRHTVVDSPYEPLTLVAVDGVLSRVHMTGQRHRPPEETFGEPDPRPFGEAIRQLDAYFAGELTAFDLPLNLIGTPFQLRVWEQLLRIPYGETRTYGELAEELGSPGASRAVGLANGKNPVSIIVPCHRVIGAGGGLTGYGGGLDRKQRLLAFESGAEAPEALF, from the coding sequence ATGCCCGCCATCCGACACACCGTCGTCGACAGCCCGTACGAGCCGCTGACGCTCGTGGCCGTCGACGGCGTCCTCAGCCGCGTCCACATGACCGGCCAGCGCCACCGCCCGCCCGAGGAGACCTTCGGCGAGCCCGACCCGCGGCCCTTCGGCGAGGCGATCCGCCAGCTCGACGCCTACTTCGCGGGCGAACTCACCGCGTTCGACCTGCCGTTGAACCTGATCGGCACCCCGTTCCAGCTGCGGGTCTGGGAGCAGCTGCTTCGCATCCCGTACGGGGAGACCCGGACGTACGGCGAACTCGCCGAGGAGCTCGGCAGTCCCGGCGCCTCCCGCGCCGTGGGCCTCGCCAACGGCAAGAACCCCGTCAGCATCATCGTCCCCTGCCACCGGGTGATCGGTGCGGGCGGCGGTCTCACCGGCTACGGGGGCGGTTTGGACCGCAAGCAGCGACTGCTCGCCTTCGAGTCGGGCGCGGAGGCACCGGAGGCCCTCTTCTGA
- a CDS encoding AlkA N-terminal domain-containing protein translates to MHTDTERCVRAVQSKEARFDGVFFTAVRTTRIYCRPSCPAVPPKPENMEFHPSAASCQRAGYRACKRCRPDTSPGSPQWNVRADAVARAVRLIQDGVVDREGVPGLARRLGWSTRQIERQLLAELGAGPLALARAQRAQTARLLIETTPMAFGEIAFAAGFSSIRTFNDTVREVFALTPGELRARAARRSPVRATATPGVFGLRLPFRAPLEPSNLFGHLAATAVPGVEEWRDGAYRRTLNLPYGHGIVTLAPRADHIACRLFLTDPRDLTHAISRCRRLLDLDADPVAVDERLRTDPLLAPLVDKAPGRRVPGTVDPAEFAVRAVLGQQVSTAAARTHAARLVTAHGVPIEDPEGGLTHLFPDPEALAVLDPESLALPRSRRTTLLTLVRALADGSLPLGPADDREEARARLLALPGFGPWTTEIIAMRALGDPDAFLPGDLGVRRAAEGLGLPGTPAALTARAAHWRPWRAYAVQYLWATDDHPINHLPA, encoded by the coding sequence ATGCACACCGACACCGAGCGCTGCGTGCGGGCCGTCCAGTCCAAGGAGGCGCGCTTCGACGGCGTGTTCTTCACCGCCGTCCGCACCACCCGGATCTACTGCCGGCCCAGCTGCCCGGCCGTCCCGCCCAAGCCCGAGAACATGGAGTTCCACCCCAGCGCCGCCTCCTGCCAGCGCGCCGGCTACCGGGCCTGCAAGCGGTGCCGGCCCGACACCAGCCCCGGCTCGCCCCAGTGGAACGTCCGGGCCGACGCCGTCGCCCGTGCCGTACGGCTCATCCAGGACGGCGTCGTCGACCGGGAGGGCGTCCCCGGACTCGCCCGCCGGCTCGGCTGGTCCACCCGCCAGATCGAACGCCAGCTCCTCGCCGAACTGGGTGCCGGACCGCTCGCCCTGGCCCGCGCCCAGCGCGCCCAGACCGCCCGGCTGCTCATCGAGACCACCCCGATGGCCTTCGGCGAGATCGCCTTCGCGGCCGGCTTCTCCTCCATCCGCACCTTCAACGACACCGTCCGCGAGGTCTTCGCCCTCACCCCCGGCGAGCTCCGCGCCCGCGCGGCCCGCCGGTCGCCGGTCCGGGCGACCGCGACCCCCGGCGTCTTCGGCCTCCGGCTGCCGTTCCGCGCCCCCCTCGAACCCTCCAACCTCTTCGGCCACCTCGCCGCGACCGCCGTCCCCGGCGTGGAGGAGTGGCGCGACGGCGCCTACCGGCGGACGCTGAACCTCCCGTACGGCCACGGCATCGTCACCCTCGCCCCCCGCGCCGACCACATCGCCTGCCGCCTCTTCCTCACCGACCCGCGCGACCTCACCCACGCCATCAGCCGCTGCCGCCGGCTCCTCGACCTCGACGCCGACCCCGTCGCCGTCGACGAGCGGCTCCGCACCGACCCGCTGCTCGCCCCGCTCGTCGACAAGGCACCCGGCCGCCGCGTCCCCGGGACCGTCGACCCCGCCGAGTTCGCCGTACGGGCCGTCCTCGGCCAGCAGGTGTCCACCGCCGCCGCCCGCACCCACGCCGCCCGCCTGGTCACCGCGCACGGCGTCCCGATCGAGGACCCCGAGGGCGGACTGACCCACCTCTTCCCGGACCCCGAGGCGCTCGCCGTTCTCGACCCCGAGAGCCTCGCCCTGCCGCGCAGCCGCCGCACCACCCTCCTCACCCTCGTCCGGGCCCTCGCCGACGGCTCGCTCCCGCTCGGCCCCGCCGACGACCGCGAGGAGGCCCGCGCCCGGCTGCTCGCCCTGCCCGGCTTCGGACCCTGGACCACCGAGATCATCGCCATGCGGGCCCTCGGCGACCCCGACGCCTTCCTCCCCGGCGACCTCGGCGTGCGCCGCGCGGCCGAGGGACTCGGCCTGCCCGGCACCCCGGCCGCGCTCACCGCCCGCGCCGCGCACTGGCGTCCCTGGCGTGCCTACGCCGTCCAGTACCTCTGGGCGACCGACGACCACCCGATCAACCACCTGCCCGCGTAA
- a CDS encoding metallophosphoesterase yields the protein MIVIAHVSDVHIDEEQRSADRTRAVLRYLEELPYDLAAVLVTGDIADHATPAEYAVARELLTSRHPLLVCPGNHDDRAAFRKGLLQEEATARPHAPVNQVLRGEGFVIALCDSSVPGEDQGLLEDETIEWLDGVLAGTPHDVPVLVAFHHPPVPLHTPYVDGIRQFGEERLAALADRHPHLTAFLAGHAHTAAATTFAGRPLLVAPGVGSALRLPWENPSPENPHVHLDLPPALAFHVLGEDGRLTTHYRTVTV from the coding sequence ATGATCGTCATCGCCCACGTCAGCGACGTCCACATCGACGAGGAGCAGCGCAGCGCGGACCGGACCCGCGCCGTCCTGCGCTACCTGGAGGAGCTGCCGTACGACCTGGCGGCCGTCCTCGTCACCGGTGACATCGCCGACCACGCGACCCCGGCCGAGTACGCGGTGGCGCGGGAGCTGCTGACCTCCCGTCACCCGCTGCTCGTCTGCCCCGGCAACCACGACGACCGCGCCGCCTTCCGCAAGGGCCTCCTCCAGGAGGAGGCGACGGCACGACCCCACGCCCCCGTCAACCAGGTGCTGAGGGGCGAGGGTTTCGTCATCGCCCTCTGCGACTCCTCGGTGCCCGGCGAGGACCAGGGCCTCCTGGAGGACGAGACGATCGAGTGGCTCGACGGCGTCCTCGCCGGCACCCCGCACGACGTGCCCGTCCTGGTCGCCTTCCACCACCCGCCGGTCCCGCTGCACACCCCGTACGTGGACGGGATCCGGCAGTTCGGCGAGGAGCGGCTCGCCGCGCTCGCCGACCGCCACCCCCACCTGACGGCCTTCCTCGCGGGCCACGCCCACACGGCGGCCGCCACGACCTTCGCCGGGCGCCCGCTGCTCGTCGCGCCCGGCGTCGGCTCCGCCCTCCGGCTGCCCTGGGAGAACCCGAGCCCCGAGAACCCGCACGTCCATCTCGACCTGCCGCCCGCCCTCGCCTTCCACGTCCTCGGCGAGGACGGCCGACTGACCACCCACTACCGGACCGTCACCGTCTGA
- a CDS encoding L-threonylcarbamoyladenylate synthase: MAKYFDVHPDNPQPRTINAVADSIRNGALVAYPTDSCYALGSRIGSRDGISRIRAIRDLDDRHHFTLMCANFAQLGQLVHIDNDVFRAVKASTPGAYTFILPGTKEVPRQLLHPKKKTVGVRIPDHVVTQALLAELGEPLLSSTLLLPDEAEPLTQGWEIKERLDHQVDAVLDSGECGTEPTTVVDFSSGEPEIVRRGAGDTTRFE, translated from the coding sequence ATGGCCAAGTACTTCGACGTGCACCCCGACAACCCCCAGCCCCGCACCATCAACGCGGTGGCCGACTCCATCCGGAACGGGGCGCTCGTCGCGTACCCGACCGACTCCTGCTACGCGCTGGGCAGCCGCATCGGCAGCCGTGACGGCATCAGCCGGATCCGCGCCATCCGCGACCTCGACGACCGGCACCACTTCACGCTGATGTGCGCGAACTTCGCCCAGCTGGGCCAGCTCGTGCACATCGACAACGACGTCTTCCGCGCGGTCAAGGCGTCCACCCCCGGCGCGTACACCTTCATCCTGCCGGGCACCAAGGAGGTGCCCCGCCAGCTGCTGCACCCCAAGAAGAAGACGGTCGGCGTCCGCATCCCCGACCACGTCGTCACCCAGGCCCTCCTGGCCGAACTCGGCGAGCCGCTGCTCTCCAGCACCCTGCTCCTGCCCGACGAGGCCGAACCCCTCACCCAGGGCTGGGAGATCAAGGAGCGGCTCGACCACCAGGTGGACGCGGTGCTCGACTCCGGCGAGTGCGGCACCGAACCCACCACCGTCGTCGACTTCTCCAGCGGCGAGCCCGAGATCGTCCGTCGCGGCGCGGGGGACACCACCCGCTTCGAGTAG